CCGCCAAACTTCCCGTTAACCGCCCCAGCTCGAAAAAGACACCTCCAAAATAAGCTAAAGGGACGATAACGATGGTCAGGACAAAATTGAGCTTCTCGTAACCGTCAAAGAGCAAGCCGGCGATGAGCCCGAGAGCTGCGAAGATGAACGAAACCACCCCGAGTAGGAACAGAAAGCCGAACGGGTGGACGATTTGAAACCCTACGAAACAAGCGGCGGCCAGATAGGTGAGGAGCCCAATCAACACGCCACGAATGGTGCCGCCGAGGACAAACGCCAAGGTCTTCTCCAGATTGGAAATAGGGTAGCTGTTCAAATCCTGGATCGTATTTTGGAACTTCTGGGAGATCATCGAAAACGAAGGGTTCTGAAACGCGGCAAAAATCGCACCCATGGTCGCCAAACCCGGCACTAGGAAAAGTAGATAATTGGTTCCCAGCAAACCGACTTGTCTGGTTTTGAGCAGCCCCCCGAAAACGCCTAAATACAAAACGTTCGACAATAACGGAGCAAGTAAGGTTTGAACCGCGATCTTCATAAAACGGTGGATTTCACGATCGAGCAAGGTCCTAAAACCGGTTGGATTATACAATTGTAACCGTTTCATCGGGCCGCTCCTTCCCATGGTTGATCAATTTTAGGTAGACCTCTTCCAGCTTGGGTTGATCGATGTTTAAGTCGGTAAAGCTCAACCGATGTCTACTTAAGGTTTGAAAGAGATCGGCCAACCCCTCCTT
Above is a genomic segment from Hydrogenispora ethanolica containing:
- a CDS encoding ABC transporter permease, giving the protein MKRLQLYNPTGFRTLLDREIHRFMKIAVQTLLAPLLSNVLYLGVFGGLLKTRQVGLLGTNYLLFLVPGLATMGAIFAAFQNPSFSMISQKFQNTIQDLNSYPISNLEKTLAFVLGGTIRGVLIGLLTYLAAACFVGFQIVHPFGFLFLLGVVSFIFAALGLIAGLLFDGYEKLNFVLTIVIVPLAYFGGVFFELGRLTGSLAVLKYLNPIFPLVGITRYAYLGISDGNLALQALMAAGFTIVSFLAAFHTLERGWGLKV